A stretch of the Terriglobia bacterium genome encodes the following:
- a CDS encoding DUF4118 domain-containing protein codes for MQQKTETMFFLGAGPLAAILLGMALVPLRGFTSASNFSFIFIVLTILIAEYGGLRAAVATALCSAASLDFFLTQPYLQLTIADKHDIIAFFGLTLCGLVAATLGSQREERVAQISSARRQLDLLHAAITGLESSDQLQSRLGQILDAARIACPLAAAAIRDERNSVLAAFQQGEAISRVPVKVLSPLWLLPRKTGESDLSPRDLPFPKEGARLALVVGSHQFGWLDLWGDGRPADAETRRVLSDAAILLAIQLAEAEKNIRTQV; via the coding sequence ATGCAGCAGAAAACCGAGACCATGTTCTTTCTGGGCGCCGGGCCGCTCGCAGCAATTCTGCTGGGAATGGCACTCGTGCCCCTGCGGGGCTTCACCTCGGCTTCTAATTTCAGTTTCATTTTCATAGTCCTGACGATCCTGATTGCCGAATACGGCGGGCTCCGGGCCGCGGTGGCGACGGCTTTGTGCTCTGCCGCGAGCCTCGATTTTTTCCTGACGCAGCCGTATCTGCAGCTTACGATTGCGGACAAGCACGATATCATCGCATTCTTTGGACTCACCCTGTGCGGCCTTGTCGCCGCGACGCTGGGCTCGCAACGTGAAGAGAGGGTGGCCCAGATAAGCTCCGCCCGGCGGCAGCTCGATCTGCTCCACGCCGCCATCACGGGGCTGGAAAGTTCTGATCAGCTCCAGTCGCGGCTCGGCCAGATCCTCGACGCCGCCCGTATCGCTTGTCCTCTCGCAGCCGCAGCCATCCGCGACGAGCGCAACTCCGTGCTGGCCGCTTTTCAGCAAGGGGAAGCAATCTCGCGCGTGCCTGTGAAGGTCCTCTCGCCTCTATGGCTGCTTCCTCGGAAGACGGGGGAGAGTGACCTCTCACCCCGAGACCTTCCGTTTCCAAAGGAAGGGGCGCGGCTGGCTCTCGTCGTTGGAAGCCACCAATTCGGCTGGTTGGACCTCTGGGGAGACGGCAGGCCCGCGGACGCAGAAACACGCCGCGTACTTTCCGACGCCGCGATCCTCCTTGCCATCCAACTGGCAGAGGCTGAAAAAAACATAAGGACGCAGGTCTGA
- a CDS encoding outer membrane beta-barrel protein, whose amino-acid sequence MFLHTRNLRLQFIICFLASLFWHSPCFGQGDSSRDQQAGAADQQIPPAIARQIEALERRIEQLEAELAKRKAQDRNSSGNSAPETDATTQAASLPTPAPGVKQDSASSMQAQSETTPARSASGQAEKKKAAEPFAFADFTWLNGNPRTKDVPMDTKFFTPEIRFDAAYIYDFNHPADDTIGGSAEVFRAQEFQLTQLGVGGDFHFDNVRGRLMTQFGMYSQTQPRNDASPARGQWGLDGAYRYLAEAYGGYHFDKMHGINVDAGIFLSYIGLFSWYNFDNWAYQPSYVSSNTPFFFNGMRFQFFPTEKFKIEAWLINGWQSYGRFNDRPGLGFQIAYRPTGSISFVANGYGIGTDTLGVSGRVRYHSDNSLEIKYYDSPEKLLDKMAFSLTGDIGCEHGGSVSCSGNTAAGPKQSFLGFMIYDRVWFHEDRFGLTLGGGKINNPGRYLVLLPPINGATASSGTPYFRQNPGDPFKAWDASATFDYMPRQYITFRCEFDHRAANVPYFSGAGGITPPGGNTSGPGSLVPGWTPDLRKIENRFNLAILVKF is encoded by the coding sequence ATGTTTCTACACACGCGGAACCTTCGCCTTCAGTTTATCATCTGTTTCCTCGCCTCGTTATTTTGGCACTCACCCTGCTTTGGACAAGGAGACAGCTCAAGGGATCAGCAGGCGGGCGCCGCTGATCAACAGATTCCACCTGCGATTGCCAGACAGATCGAGGCCTTGGAGCGGCGCATTGAACAGCTCGAAGCGGAATTAGCGAAGAGAAAGGCGCAAGACAGAAACTCGTCAGGGAATTCCGCGCCGGAGACGGATGCTACGACGCAAGCTGCTTCACTCCCAACTCCGGCACCAGGGGTCAAACAGGATTCTGCCTCATCCATGCAAGCACAAAGTGAAACCACGCCTGCACGCTCCGCATCCGGTCAGGCCGAGAAAAAGAAGGCAGCGGAGCCGTTCGCCTTTGCGGATTTTACCTGGTTGAACGGCAACCCTCGCACCAAGGACGTGCCGATGGACACGAAATTCTTCACTCCGGAAATTCGGTTTGACGCGGCCTACATCTACGACTTCAACCACCCTGCAGACGACACGATCGGCGGATCGGCCGAAGTGTTTCGAGCCCAGGAATTCCAACTCACACAGCTTGGCGTCGGCGGCGACTTTCATTTCGACAACGTCCGCGGCAGGTTGATGACGCAGTTTGGCATGTATTCACAGACGCAACCTCGAAATGATGCCAGCCCCGCGCGGGGCCAATGGGGCCTCGACGGCGCCTACCGCTATCTTGCCGAGGCCTACGGCGGATATCACTTCGACAAGATGCATGGAATCAACGTGGACGCCGGAATTTTCCTGTCCTACATCGGCCTCTTCAGTTGGTATAACTTCGATAATTGGGCATATCAGCCGTCCTATGTTTCTTCCAACACGCCTTTCTTCTTCAATGGGATGCGGTTCCAGTTTTTTCCAACTGAGAAGTTTAAGATTGAGGCGTGGTTGATCAATGGTTGGCAGTCCTATGGACGGTTCAACGACCGGCCGGGACTGGGATTCCAAATTGCATATCGGCCCACTGGTTCCATTTCGTTCGTCGCCAATGGGTACGGAATCGGAACCGACACTCTGGGAGTGTCAGGACGTGTGCGCTATCACTCAGATAACAGCCTGGAGATCAAGTACTACGACAGTCCAGAGAAACTTCTCGACAAAATGGCGTTCTCGCTTACCGGCGATATCGGTTGCGAGCATGGCGGTAGCGTGAGCTGTTCTGGCAATACGGCGGCTGGACCCAAGCAGAGTTTTTTGGGCTTCATGATCTACGACCGCGTCTGGTTCCACGAGGATCGGTTCGGTCTGACGCTTGGGGGTGGAAAGATCAACAACCCGGGACGCTATCTGGTATTGCTGCCGCCCATCAATGGCGCGACGGCGTCCTCTGGGACGCCCTACTTTAGGCAAAATCCAGGGGACCCGTTCAAGGCCTGGGATGCTTCAGCCACCTTCGATTACATGCCCCGCCAGTACATTACTTTTCGCTGTGAGTTCGACCATCGAGCAGCCAATGTGCCGTATTTCTCCGGAGCAGGCGGCATTACCCCTCCGGGCGGCAATACCAGCGGCCCCGGCTCCTTGGTGCCTGGTTGGACGCCGGACCTCCGCAAGATCGAGAACCGGTTCAATCTGGCCATTCTCGTGAAATTCTAG
- the kdpC gene encoding potassium-transporting ATPase subunit KdpC, translated as MWKELLPGLRIKLLMTVLLGVVYPLSITGICHLAFPHRANGSLISAGGKMIGSELIGQSFTRPEYFHPRPSAAGDSGYDATASGGSNYGPTNQKLMERVEASVSAFRKENPEYRGPIPADLATASASGLDPHISPDSARAQASRVARARGVSVDQVERLIVQFTEAPDFHLLGEPRVNVLKLNLALNQQVPGR; from the coding sequence ATGTGGAAAGAATTGTTGCCGGGACTCCGAATCAAGTTGCTGATGACGGTGTTGCTGGGCGTCGTGTATCCATTGTCAATAACCGGAATCTGCCACCTGGCATTTCCCCATCGGGCCAACGGCAGCCTCATCAGCGCCGGTGGCAAAATGATCGGCTCGGAACTGATCGGTCAGAGTTTTACCAGGCCGGAATATTTCCACCCCCGGCCCTCCGCCGCTGGCGACAGCGGCTATGACGCGACCGCCTCCGGCGGATCGAATTATGGGCCCACGAATCAGAAACTCATGGAACGGGTCGAAGCTTCGGTTTCGGCTTTTCGAAAAGAGAACCCCGAGTACCGCGGACCCATACCTGCCGACCTGGCGACTGCTTCGGCCAGCGGCCTCGATCCGCACATCAGTCCTGATTCCGCGCGGGCACAGGCGTCCCGTGTTGCGCGCGCCCGCGGTGTGTCTGTCGATCAGGTGGAGCGCTTGATCGTCCAGTTCACGGAGGCTCCGGATTTCCATTTGCTTGGTGAGCCGCGGGTTAACGTGCTCAAGCTGAATCTGGCCCTGAATCAACAAGTCCCGGGGCGCTAG
- the kdpB gene encoding potassium-transporting ATPase subunit KdpB encodes MSTLTTLPRPARQLPQDDFKSLLPRKLVRARPLFDPEIIRRATLASFAKLNPIALMKNPVMFVVETGAALTTVFVVRDVATGAAGIGFSVQIALWLWFTVLFANFAEAMAEARGKAQADSLRKTKTDAVAKRVLSNERVEQVAASALRSGDVVICAAGELIPGDGEVIDGIATVDESVITGESAPVIRESGGDRSAVTGGTKVLSDQIRIRITSNPGETFLDRMIALVEGAERQKTPNEIALNILIAGLTLIFLLAVVTLGPYSMFSVAQAGSGTVPGVAVLVSLLVCLIPTTIGGLLSAIGIAGMDRVMQHNVLAMSGKAVEAAGDVNSLLLDKTGTITLGSRQAVEFQAVQGVTEKELADAAQLSSLADETPEGRSIVVLAKEKYGLRGRHIPEHDANFIPFSAYSRMSGVDFADRHLRKGATDAICKFVSERGGAIPANFQEMSDRIARNGGTPLAVADGKQLLGIIHLKDVVKGGMKERIARLRRMGIRSVMITGDNPLTAAAIAAEAGVDDFLAQATPKDKLEYIKKEQAAGRLVAMTGDGTNDAPALAQADVGVAMNTGTMAAKEAGNMVDLDSNPTKLIEIVAIGKQLLITRGALTTFSIANDVAKYFAIIPAMFMATYPALGKLNIMGLHTPQSAVLSAVIFNALIIIALVPLALRGVRYRPVDAASLLRWNLLIYGIGGIIAPFPGIWVIDRLLAVLHLA; translated from the coding sequence ATGTCTACGCTGACGACGCTACCCAGACCGGCCAGGCAGCTTCCGCAGGATGATTTCAAGTCCCTCCTGCCCAGGAAGCTGGTGCGCGCCCGCCCTTTGTTTGACCCCGAGATCATTCGCAGAGCGACCCTGGCTTCTTTTGCGAAGCTGAATCCGATCGCGCTCATGAAAAATCCGGTGATGTTCGTGGTCGAAACAGGCGCGGCGCTCACGACGGTTTTCGTCGTGCGTGATGTGGCTACCGGGGCGGCAGGAATCGGGTTCTCCGTGCAGATCGCACTTTGGCTCTGGTTCACCGTGCTGTTTGCCAACTTTGCCGAGGCAATGGCCGAGGCGCGCGGAAAGGCTCAGGCGGACAGCTTGCGAAAGACCAAGACGGACGCAGTCGCCAAACGGGTGCTTTCCAACGAGAGGGTCGAACAGGTCGCAGCCTCCGCGTTGCGTTCCGGCGATGTTGTGATCTGTGCAGCAGGCGAACTGATTCCCGGTGACGGGGAAGTGATTGACGGCATTGCGACTGTCGATGAATCGGTGATTACGGGAGAGAGCGCGCCTGTAATCCGTGAATCCGGCGGCGACCGCAGTGCGGTCACGGGAGGCACGAAGGTACTTTCAGACCAAATCAGGATTCGGATCACTTCGAACCCCGGCGAGACTTTCCTCGACCGCATGATCGCCCTGGTCGAGGGCGCGGAACGCCAGAAAACGCCGAATGAGATCGCACTCAACATCCTGATTGCCGGCCTGACGTTGATTTTTCTGCTCGCAGTCGTCACGCTCGGGCCGTATTCCATGTTCAGCGTCGCGCAGGCGGGGTCAGGGACGGTTCCGGGCGTGGCGGTCCTTGTTTCCTTGCTGGTCTGCCTCATCCCGACCACGATCGGCGGCCTGTTGTCGGCCATCGGGATCGCCGGCATGGATCGCGTCATGCAGCACAACGTCCTGGCAATGAGCGGCAAGGCGGTGGAGGCGGCCGGAGATGTGAACTCGCTGCTGCTCGACAAGACCGGCACCATCACGCTCGGCAGCCGACAAGCCGTCGAATTTCAGGCGGTCCAGGGTGTTACCGAGAAGGAACTGGCTGATGCGGCACAGTTGTCCAGCCTCGCGGATGAAACACCTGAGGGGCGCTCGATCGTGGTGCTGGCGAAGGAGAAATACGGCCTGAGGGGCCGGCACATTCCCGAGCACGATGCGAACTTCATCCCGTTCTCGGCGTATAGCCGGATGAGCGGGGTGGACTTCGCGGATCGCCATCTTCGCAAGGGTGCTACCGACGCGATCTGCAAATTCGTATCCGAGCGTGGCGGGGCCATCCCCGCGAATTTCCAGGAAATGAGCGACCGCATCGCCCGCAATGGCGGGACACCGCTCGCAGTCGCAGACGGCAAGCAGCTGCTCGGCATCATTCACCTCAAAGACGTCGTGAAGGGCGGGATGAAGGAGCGCATAGCCCGGCTGCGCCGGATGGGCATTCGCAGCGTGATGATCACCGGTGACAACCCCCTGACTGCGGCCGCGATTGCCGCGGAAGCAGGCGTGGATGATTTCCTGGCCCAGGCGACTCCGAAAGATAAGCTGGAGTATATCAAAAAGGAACAGGCTGCAGGACGCCTGGTCGCCATGACCGGAGACGGAACGAACGACGCCCCGGCACTCGCGCAAGCTGATGTCGGCGTAGCCATGAATACCGGCACGATGGCCGCCAAAGAGGCGGGCAACATGGTGGATCTCGACAGCAATCCCACCAAGCTGATCGAAATCGTCGCCATCGGGAAGCAGCTCCTGATCACCCGCGGCGCCCTGACGACTTTCTCCATCGCAAACGATGTCGCGAAGTACTTTGCGATCATCCCTGCGATGTTCATGGCGACCTACCCGGCATTGGGCAAGCTGAACATCATGGGATTGCACACGCCTCAGAGCGCCGTCCTCTCGGCCGTGATTTTCAACGCGCTGATCATTATCGCACTGGTTCCACTCGCACTGCGCGGCGTGAGGTACCGGCCGGTTGACGCGGCCAGCCTGCTGCGCTGGAATCTTCTGATATATGGCATCGGCGGCATCATCGCTCCGTTTCCAGGCATCTGGGTCATCGACCGCCTGCTGGCAGTGTTGCATCTCGCGTAG
- the kdpA gene encoding potassium-transporting ATPase subunit KdpA, translated as MTSAAVLQIGIFFGLVLACTKPMGAYMACVFQGKRTILHPLLRWLEVLTYRMIGVREEVEQRWTQYTASLLSFSIFGFLIVYFLQRAQRFLPFNPQHFNAGNVSPDLAFNTAVSFVTNTNWQAYSGESTLSYFVQMAALTVQNFGSAAAGIAIAIAVVRGFARQTCKTIGNFWVDVTRATVYVLVPLSIVGALFLCSQGVIQNLKPYTVVTTLEGAKQIIAQGPVASQEVIKELGTNGGGFFNANSAHPFENPTPLTNMFEMFLIFLIPAGLTYTFGRMVRDTRQGWAIFAAFSIMFLIGVFVLYGFEQAGNPILARLGLQTAATAGQPGGNMEGKEVRFGIAGSATFATVTTDASCGAVNTMHDSLTPIAGLVPLFNIMTGEVIFGGVGAGMYGILLYCILAVFIAGLMVGRTPEYLGKKIEQKEVKMAMLAVIATAFSILVFSALSSMMPFAKNGYWNPPGPAIANIANGGPHGLSEILYAYVSGTGNNGSAFAGLNANTPWYNLTIGFAMLIGRFLFLIPLLAAAGSLAAKKKVAFTSGTFPTHGPLFVGLLVGTVLIVGALTFFPALSLGPIVEHYLMHSGKLFSISLAMLPL; from the coding sequence ATGACCAGCGCTGCCGTTCTGCAGATCGGGATCTTTTTTGGGCTTGTGCTTGCCTGCACGAAACCGATGGGCGCCTATATGGCGTGTGTCTTTCAAGGGAAGCGCACGATCCTGCACCCCCTTTTGCGATGGCTCGAGGTGCTGACCTATCGGATGATCGGTGTGCGTGAAGAGGTCGAGCAGCGCTGGACGCAGTACACCGCTTCGCTCCTGAGTTTCAGCATCTTCGGCTTTTTGATCGTGTATTTCCTGCAACGCGCCCAGCGGTTCCTGCCGTTTAACCCGCAACACTTCAATGCCGGAAACGTGAGCCCGGATCTCGCCTTCAATACGGCAGTGAGCTTCGTCACCAACACAAACTGGCAGGCATACAGCGGAGAGTCCACTCTGAGCTATTTTGTGCAGATGGCGGCCCTGACGGTCCAGAACTTCGGTTCGGCTGCCGCAGGGATAGCCATCGCCATCGCGGTCGTGCGCGGTTTCGCGCGCCAGACCTGCAAGACCATCGGCAACTTCTGGGTGGACGTCACGCGCGCCACCGTGTACGTCCTCGTGCCGCTTTCCATCGTCGGCGCCCTCTTCCTGTGCTCGCAGGGGGTGATTCAGAATCTCAAGCCTTACACCGTTGTGACCACGCTCGAGGGTGCCAAACAGATCATTGCTCAGGGGCCGGTCGCGTCTCAAGAAGTGATCAAGGAGCTGGGCACGAACGGCGGCGGCTTTTTTAACGCCAACTCCGCTCACCCGTTTGAAAATCCCACACCGTTGACGAACATGTTCGAGATGTTCCTCATCTTTCTCATTCCGGCGGGTTTGACCTACACGTTCGGACGCATGGTTCGGGACACGCGCCAGGGTTGGGCGATTTTTGCCGCTTTCTCCATCATGTTCCTGATCGGCGTATTCGTGCTCTATGGGTTCGAGCAGGCCGGCAATCCGATTCTGGCCAGGCTCGGGCTTCAGACGGCCGCCACGGCAGGACAGCCGGGGGGGAACATGGAAGGAAAGGAAGTACGCTTTGGCATTGCCGGCTCGGCCACATTTGCGACCGTCACCACCGACGCGAGCTGCGGGGCAGTAAACACGATGCACGACAGCCTGACGCCCATCGCCGGGCTCGTGCCACTGTTCAACATTATGACGGGAGAGGTCATTTTCGGGGGTGTCGGAGCCGGGATGTATGGCATTTTGCTCTATTGCATTCTAGCCGTATTCATTGCCGGTCTCATGGTGGGGCGGACGCCCGAATACCTGGGGAAGAAAATCGAGCAGAAGGAAGTCAAGATGGCAATGCTCGCGGTGATCGCAACCGCTTTCAGCATCCTGGTTTTTAGCGCCCTCAGCTCCATGATGCCGTTCGCCAAAAACGGATACTGGAACCCTCCGGGCCCTGCGATTGCCAACATCGCCAACGGGGGTCCGCACGGGCTCAGCGAAATCCTGTACGCATACGTGAGTGGCACGGGCAACAACGGAAGCGCCTTTGCCGGTCTGAACGCCAATACGCCCTGGTACAACCTGACCATCGGATTTGCCATGCTCATCGGCCGCTTTCTGTTCCTGATCCCGCTGCTCGCGGCTGCCGGCAGTCTCGCGGCAAAAAAGAAGGTGGCGTTCACAAGCGGCACGTTCCCGACGCATGGGCCCCTTTTTGTCGGACTCCTGGTGGGCACAGTATTGATCGTCGGTGCACTCACCTTCTTTCCTGCGCTGTCACTAGGGCCAATCGTGGAGCACTACCTCATGCACAGCGGCAAGCTCTTTTCCATTTCCCTGGCGATGCTTCCGCTCTGA
- the kdpF gene encoding K(+)-transporting ATPase subunit F — MDYLIAGFVCICLLAYLIYALLRPERF; from the coding sequence ATGGACTACCTCATCGCGGGTTTTGTCTGCATTTGTCTCTTGGCCTACCTGATTTATGCATTGCTCCGTCCGGAGCGATTCTGA
- a CDS encoding response regulator transcription factor, whose product MSAGRILVIDDEPQIRRIMRTTLASAGFEVEDSRTAEEGFEKIRAFRPDLVLLDINMPGMNGMDACRMIRADSNLAIIMLTVRDSEVDKVAALDAGADDFVTKPFSTPELLARIRAALRRVPAAHALPARIRVGQLLIDFNARTVSTGAEPIHLTPKELDLIRYLTLHPNQALPHRELLQAVWGPDYGSEVDYLRVFVKNLRKKIELNPENPQFITTEPWVGYRFNGLPENL is encoded by the coding sequence TTGAGCGCGGGTCGCATTCTCGTCATTGATGACGAACCTCAAATCCGGCGCATCATGCGGACCACGTTGGCGAGCGCCGGATTTGAAGTGGAGGATTCCAGGACAGCCGAGGAGGGTTTCGAAAAAATCCGCGCGTTCCGCCCGGACCTGGTTCTCCTGGACATCAACATGCCCGGCATGAACGGCATGGACGCTTGCCGCATGATCAGGGCTGACTCGAACCTCGCCATAATCATGCTGACCGTGCGGGATTCCGAGGTGGACAAGGTTGCGGCTCTCGATGCCGGTGCGGACGATTTCGTCACCAAACCTTTCAGCACGCCCGAGCTTCTAGCGCGCATCCGCGCCGCGCTCAGGCGCGTGCCGGCCGCGCATGCGTTGCCCGCCAGGATTCGGGTTGGGCAGCTCTTGATCGATTTCAATGCACGGACGGTTTCGACCGGCGCCGAACCTATCCACCTGACCCCAAAAGAGCTGGACCTGATCCGTTACCTTACTCTCCACCCCAATCAGGCACTGCCCCACCGAGAATTGCTGCAGGCGGTGTGGGGGCCCGATTATGGTTCCGAGGTCGACTACCTGCGCGTTTTCGTCAAAAACCTGCGCAAAAAAATCGAGCTGAATCCCGAGAATCCCCAGTTCATCACGACCGAGCCCTGGGTCGGTTACCGCTTCAACGGCCTGCCGGAAAATTTATAA
- a CDS encoding DUF4118 domain-containing protein, which yields MKLHPIKLLVSLAGLAAITFAAHAISVNSTTVGLAYLLLVLVLASTWGFLEAAVASIGATLTLNFFFLPPLGTFTIADPQNVVALFGFLTTALIASRLSTQAKRRALDAIERQEDIERLYTFSRAILLIGSLDSFPAQLVRKLQDIFQFSGAVLYERRTGEYHRAGPSDLEGLNDQLRDAALLGTSFSDVPLHRTVTAIRLGAEPIASLAIQGARMPDSVLQGIANLVAIGLERARAQDLAHQIEAARQSEQLRTTLIDAMAHEFKTPLTSIKAATSSLLDNPDQPVESRKELLKIADEEAGHLESLIDNTVEMARLDTAHIKVQPELSRMSDLVREVVGSMQTALDNRPIEVSCGEQLRTSALDRRLIKLALKQLLDNALKYSYPGTPLTIRVYDTDDAVAVEITNRGQGIPADEQGRIFERFYRSPAVRHSIPGSGLGLTISQSIVRAHQGDLSVVSRPGETTFRLILPAQFKENELERGSHSRH from the coding sequence TTGAAATTACATCCGATCAAGTTGCTGGTGTCGCTCGCGGGGCTGGCGGCAATCACATTTGCGGCACACGCGATTTCCGTCAACTCTACGACGGTGGGACTTGCCTATCTGCTGCTGGTGCTCGTCCTTGCCAGTACCTGGGGATTCCTCGAGGCTGCTGTGGCCTCGATAGGAGCCACTCTCACTCTTAACTTTTTCTTCTTGCCGCCGCTTGGGACCTTTACCATTGCAGACCCGCAGAATGTAGTGGCCTTGTTCGGCTTTCTAACCACCGCGCTGATCGCAAGCCGCCTATCGACGCAGGCGAAGCGGCGGGCACTGGACGCCATCGAACGGCAGGAGGATATCGAGCGGCTTTATACGTTCAGCCGTGCTATCCTCCTGATCGGAAGCCTCGATTCCTTCCCCGCGCAACTGGTGCGCAAGTTGCAGGATATCTTTCAGTTCAGCGGCGCCGTGCTGTACGAACGCCGCACGGGAGAGTATCATCGCGCCGGTCCGTCTGACCTCGAAGGTTTGAATGATCAGCTTCGAGATGCCGCATTGCTTGGTACGTCCTTTTCGGACGTGCCGCTGCATCGAACTGTTACGGCGATCCGCCTCGGTGCCGAGCCCATAGCAAGCCTCGCGATCCAGGGGGCGCGCATGCCGGATTCCGTGCTGCAAGGGATCGCCAATTTGGTAGCGATCGGTCTGGAACGGGCGCGTGCCCAGGATCTCGCGCATCAGATCGAAGCTGCGCGGCAAAGCGAACAGTTGCGCACTACACTCATCGATGCCATGGCGCACGAGTTCAAGACTCCCCTGACGTCGATCAAGGCTGCGACATCTTCGCTCCTGGACAATCCCGACCAACCGGTGGAAAGCCGCAAGGAGCTCCTCAAAATTGCCGACGAAGAAGCGGGACACCTGGAGAGCCTGATTGACAATACGGTGGAAATGGCCCGGCTGGACACGGCGCACATCAAGGTTCAGCCGGAGTTGTCCAGGATGAGCGATCTCGTTCGCGAGGTGGTTGGCTCCATGCAGACGGCACTCGACAACCGGCCGATCGAGGTTTCCTGCGGCGAGCAGCTTCGCACCAGCGCCCTGGACCGCCGCCTGATCAAGCTTGCCTTGAAGCAACTTTTGGATAATGCCTTGAAGTATTCCTATCCCGGCACACCGCTCACGATCCGTGTCTATGACACCGACGACGCCGTTGCCGTCGAAATCACCAATCGTGGACAGGGGATACCGGCCGATGAACAGGGCCGCATTTTTGAAAGGTTCTACCGAAGCCCCGCCGTGCGGCACAGCATACCGGGCTCCGGCCTCGGTCTGACCATATCGCAAAGCATTGTGCGCGCTCACCAGGGGGATCTGAGTGTGGTGAGCCGTCCCGGCGAAACCACTTTCCGGCTGATCTTGCCGGCGCAATTTAAGGAAAACGAACTTGAGCGCGGGTCGCATTCTCGTCATTGA